The genomic DNA TTTTCGATGCAGACCAGCACGTCCTCGGCTTTGACGCCGTTTTGGAGCAGGTCGTGCAAGTTGCGTTCGGGCGAAATGCCCAGCAGCACGTCGAGATTGGCCAGTCCAAGGTCGCAGTCCATGAGCATGGCCGTCATGTTCTCCAGATGCAGGGCATAGCCGAGATTGAGGATGATGTTGGTCTTGCCGACACCGCCCTTGCCGCTCATGACGGAAAGACTCAATGTGTTGTTTCGGTTCATGTCCTGTCTCCGTTATTTCCCGCCGAACAGGAATTGCTTTTCGTTTGCGTGGACCAGCGTGTCGCTTGGGACGTTGTCGGCAAAAGGCAGTCTGGAGACCCTGATCTGGTCCTTGCCAGCGTTCTTGGCTTCGTAGAGGGCGTCGTCCGCCATCTGTACCAGCTCGACCGGCTCCAGGTCCACGGTCCCCTTGAAGCAGGTCAGGCCCACGGAGCAGGTCACGGAGAAGGTGTGGGAACCGTCCGGGGCGGTGAATTCCATCTGCCGGAACTCGGAGAGCAGCCGTTCCAACAGACGCTGCGCCTTGACCACGCCCGATCCGGCCATGACCAGGGCAAACTCCTCGCCTCCGAACCGGGCGGCGAGATCATAGCGGCGGGTGGTTTCACTGACCCTTCTGGCAAAGGCGATCAGCACTTCGTCGCCCTTGGGATGTCCGTAGGTGTCGTTGATGCGCTTGAAGTCGTCGAGGTCGAACAAGGCGAGGGAAAGGGGTGTCTTGGCCCGTCTTGAGCGTTCCACCTCGATTTCCAGGGTCCGGTCAAAGGCGCGGCGGTTGGCCAGCCCGGTAAGGGGGTCGTGGTCGGTCTGGTAGGCCAGCCGCTCAAGGGTCGCCTGGAACTGCCTGAGGTGCGGAAACGTGTCGCCGTCGATGGGCAGGGTGAGCCACTGGTACAGGTCGTATTTGCTGGCCAGGGTCTCCCATTGATCGGGCTTGAGTCCCTTGATGAGCCGGAACACCCAGACCGCGTCGGGCGAGTCGCCGTCTGGATTGAAGGCGAAGCGCAGCTCCTTCTGGAGCTCGGCCAGCTCAGAGATGAGCGCGTCTTCCTGGAAATTAGTCATGTTTTCCTTGAGCATGGACAAAAAGGAGATGGTTTCTGATCATGGCGTCAAGATCGCCGTCCAAAAACGCGTCCACATTGCCCGTTTCACTGTTGGACCGGTGGTCCTTGACCAGACGATAGGGTTGCAGGGTGTATGTCCTGATCTGGCTGCCCCAGGCTATGGCGCCCTTGGCCTGATAGTCCTGCCTGCGGCTCTCCTCGATCTTCTGCAGCTCCCTCTCGTAGAGGCGCGCCTTGACCAGCCGCAGGGCCGTGGCCTTGTTGCGGTGCTGGGACTTCTCGTTCTGGCACTGGGCCACGATGCCGGTGGGCAGATGGGTGATGCGCACGGCAGAGCTGGTCTTGTTGACGCTCTGGCCGCCGGGGCCGCTGGAGCGGAACACGTCGATGCGCAGGTCTTCGTCGCGTACCTCGATCTCGATGTCGTCGTCCATGTCGGGATAGACATCGACCGAGGCGAACGAGGTGTGCCGCCTCCCCGACGAGTCAAAGGGGGATATCCTGATGAGGCGGTGGACGCCGCTCTCGCCCTTGAGCAGGCCGTAGGAATAGAGCCCCTCGATCTGGAGGGTCACGCTCTTGATGCCCGCCTCTTCCCCAACCTGGTAGTCGAGCTGCGTGATCTTGAACCCCTTGCGCTCGGCAAACCGGGTGTACATCCGAAGCAGCATCTCGGCCCAGTCCTGGGACTCGACGCCGCCCGCGCCGGGGTGGATTTCGAGGATGGCGTTGCCCTTGTCGTGCTCAAAGGCAAACATGGTGGCCAGCTCGGTGATGCCCAGCCGTTCCTTGAAGACCGATATCTGGCCGTCGAGCCCGGCCATGGCCTCCTCGTCGCGGGATTCATGGGCCAGTTCGAGCCATGCGTCGAGGTCGTCCTTGGCCTGGGCCAGGCTCTCGTACATGGCGAGCTTGTCGGAAAGCTGCGTCTTCTCGCGCAGGAGCGGGGTCAGGGCGCCGGGCTTGTCCCAGGCGCCGGGCTTGGAGAGTTGGTGCTCTATCGCTTCGAGGCGGGTTTTGGTCTCGGCATAGTCAAAGCCGCCCCCAAAGCGTCCCGAACTTGTCGATGAGTCCTGCGGAAATGGTTTTGAGTTCGTGGTATTCGAGCATGGGAAAACTATCCTTTCGCGTTGTTTCTTGTGCGCAGGCCTACCCAGGCGAAGCACAGGGCGGTCAGGGCGTATATGGCGGAACCGAGCCAGGGGAACACCCGATGAAACACGGTGGTTTCATTGATGGGGGCGATGGCCGCGCTCAGGCTCTCGGCCTGGAACTGTTCCCCTCTGGCGACAATGCGGCCTGCCGGGTCGATGAAGGCGGAGATTCCGGTATTGGTGCTGCGGACCAGCCAGCGTCCCTGTTCCACGGCCCGCATGACTGTCAGGTTGAGGTGCTGCCGGGGAGCTGAGGTGTCGCCGAACCATGCGTCGTTGCTCATGTTGAGAAGGGCCTGCGCGCCCTGTTCCACCTGTTTCTGGGCAAGCTCCGGGAATATCCCCTCATAGCAGATGAGCACTCCGAGGGCAACGGTGTCCACGGTGATGGGCCGATTGTCAGTGCCCGGAACAAAGTCGCCCACGGCCTGGACCAGCTTCTCGAACGGCACCCATTCCTTGAGGGGCATGTATTCGCCAAAGGGCACCAGATGCTCCTTGTCGTAGGAGCTGAGGACGCGGCCCGTGTCGTCCACGAGCCAGGCGCGGTTGTAGAGCACGTAGGTGCGCAGCTCCATGTTGGTGATCCGGTAGGCGGGCGCGCCGGTGATGATGGGCGTCTTGGTTTCGCGGGCCAGCTGGCGCACAGCCTCGCTCAGCAAAGAGGCGTCCTGGAGGTAAAAAGGCATGGCCGTCTCTGGCCACACCACCAGTCCCGGTGCATGGTCGCGGATGGCCGCGCGGCTCAGATCCGCATATTTCTCAATGGTTTCGACCTGGAATCGGGGCTCCCATTTCATGCCCTGGTCCACGTTGCCCTGGACGACC from Pseudodesulfovibrio aespoeensis Aspo-2 includes the following:
- the lnt gene encoding apolipoprotein N-acyltransferase, with amino-acid sequence MLTLVLLATLGAWLGFANPVFHFPLAALAFPLGLAWIGLRATSGRHAFKYGWLAGLLAGTGCFYWMVIPVQIYGGLPWYVAMPCPALLAAALAVYYGLFAVGMHHAGRHITGIPLCLLAGLSWASMEMLTGMVLSGFPWMNLAAAFAPWPFAVQGASIIGAYGLSGVLAALAVAILLYSTYRSTLVFAMGLAITLTAFGLYRVNALDSGTADFTVSVVQGNVDQGMKWEPRFQVETIEKYADLSRAAIRDHAPGLVVWPETAMPFYLQDASLLSEAVRQLARETKTPIITGAPAYRITNMELRTYVLYNRAWLVDDTGRVLSSYDKEHLVPFGEYMPLKEWVPFEKLVQAVGDFVPGTDNRPITVDTVALGVLICYEGIFPELAQKQVEQGAQALLNMSNDAWFGDTSAPRQHLNLTVMRAVEQGRWLVRSTNTGISAFIDPAGRIVARGEQFQAESLSAAIAPINETTVFHRVFPWLGSAIYALTALCFAWVGLRTRNNAKG
- a CDS encoding GGDEF domain-containing protein; translated protein: MTNFQEDALISELAELQKELRFAFNPDGDSPDAVWVFRLIKGLKPDQWETLASKYDLYQWLTLPIDGDTFPHLRQFQATLERLAYQTDHDPLTGLANRRAFDRTLEIEVERSRRAKTPLSLALFDLDDFKRINDTYGHPKGDEVLIAFARRVSETTRRYDLAARFGGEEFALVMAGSGVVKAQRLLERLLSEFRQMEFTAPDGSHTFSVTCSVGLTCFKGTVDLEPVELVQMADDALYEAKNAGKDQIRVSRLPFADNVPSDTLVHANEKQFLFGGK
- the prfB gene encoding peptide chain release factor 2 (programmed frameshift), giving the protein MLEYHELKTISAGLIDKFGTLWGRLDYAETKTRLEAIEHQLSKPGAWDKPGALTPLLREKTQLSDKLAMYESLAQAKDDLDAWLELAHESRDEEAMAGLDGQISVFKERLGITELATMFAFEHDKGNAILEIHPGAGGVESQDWAEMLLRMYTRFAERKGFKITQLDYQVGEEAGIKSVTLQIEGLYSYGLLKGESGVHRLIRISPFDSSGRRHTSFASVDVYPDMDDDIEIEVRDEDLRIDVFRSSGPGGQSVNKTSSAVRITHLPTGIVAQCQNEKSQHRNKATALRLVKARLYERELQKIEESRRQDYQAKGAIAWGSQIRTYTLQPYRLVKDHRSNSETGNVDAFLDGDLDAMIRNHLLFVHAQGKHD